The sequence AGATGGCATATAAATTCTGTTATCAGCGCTATGTCATTTCTTTTAAGTCGATGCTATTATGTGTGTGCCTTGTATTGTGTCCCTGAGCATATTCTTTCACAAATAAAATCGAGGTGAtaaaatgataaaagcagaatgcTAGAGAAGTGCAGTGAATTTTCATACCTCCCGTAGCTTTGCCCGGAGATCAGAATCCTGGGTGGCAACAAAGTAATGCTCCGGATTCTTATCACCAACAAGTGACAGAATACAGTCCACCGCACTGACCACTTTGTCATGCTGACAGCTGAACACACAAATAAAAGTCCAGAGAACAAACAATCAGCGGCCTCGCCTCGAGCTCGTCAAGTCATAAACTATCCTGACTAAATGTAGTAGCAGTATTTCATTTAAATCTAACTGATAAAACAAAACCAATGTGATCCAATTTCAGAACATGGCTTGCAGTTAGGCATGGAAGCAAACAAACCAGTGTCAAGTTACATTATTTCAAAGCTGGAAATGAAGTTCCATTGGTTAATTGGTTTCACAACCTACTTATTCTCAACTTGGCATGCAACCCCACTGTCCATGTATTTTTCTTTTCTTCATAAGAGTTAGTGCTTATTTAGTGTATTAGTGAGCGTGTTATGTGTTTGCATGAGTGTGCCCAGTATAAGAGTTGGTTGTTTGATACATGGATATAATTGGTTTGGAATTAAGAGAAGAAAAGAACAACAATGGCGAGGCCATGCTTGTGCATCATTCATAGCATTCCTCGTGGCCATATATGTGAGTTAAGAATAATCATATTTGTGGTTTTCTCGAACTTACAGTAGAGTAGTGGGCGAGAGATAAAGGAATTGTTTTTACATATATTGTTGTGTACATATAATTATCCTTGGCAAGGCACGGGGACCCAACTAATTCCAGCTAAGTATTCAGATAGCCCCAACCCAAATTCTCAAACTGAACCTAAGAGGTAACCAATATGACAGAACAAAGTGATGCGCATTTAAAATTGCATCAACGACCAGTGCATATATAGATTATAGTGGTAAGACTATCAAATAAAGAAGAATGGATAAGAGAAGGGAAGAGAAAGAGGGACCTGGCGGTGGCGACGAGTTGGGCAGCGTCGAACGCCTCGGAGTGGGACTTGCCGAGGCGCCTGAGCTCGGCGACGACGCACTTGGAGGTCAAGAGCGGAGGCGCCCTGGACACAGAGAGGAGCTCGCGGAGGGCGTCGTCGGCGGGGAGGAGTTGGTGGACGAGGAGGTGGTGCACGAAGGTGCCATCGATGAGCACCTTGTAGGGCTCGCGGAAGCCGAAGCAGGTGGAGTAGAACTTGACTACCTTGCGGTGCCGCGATCGCCTCTTCACCCTCATTGCGGACTGGCGTACGCGGGCAGGCAGACGACGTCTGCGGTGAGTCGGCGACGGTGGCTCTCCTAGAcgagcgggcgggcgggcgggcggggtcGTCGGACCAGCGGGCAGGCGAGGACGCGGTGTCGCCGGACGGGCGGGGTCGCTGGGCTGGCAGACGGTGAGACGGCGACCCTCCTGGACCtggacgagcggcggcggcgcagctCCAGGTCCTGCACGAATGGGCGGCGGCAGACCGGTCTAGGGTTCGTCCCGCTGGTCGTTTGTCTGGTGCAGCTCGAGTTTGTTTGCGCGTTCGTGGGCTGACTGCTTAAAGCCCAGATACAGGG comes from Triticum aestivum cultivar Chinese Spring chromosome 5B, IWGSC CS RefSeq v2.1, whole genome shotgun sequence and encodes:
- the LOC123115767 gene encoding rRNA-processing protein UTP23 homolog, with the translated sequence MRVKRRSRHRKVVKFYSTCFGFREPYKVLIDGTFVHHLLVHQLLPADDALRELLSVSRAPPLLTSKCVVAELRRLGKSHSEAFDAAQLVATASCQHDKVVSAVDCILSLVGDKNPEHYFVATQDSDLRAKLREVPCVPVIYGLKNSLFIEQPSVQQRQFAQLDEEKRIHMEKSEFKKLLKASSEGKTSVGGNVPGVAEKSKFKRNRAKGPNPLSCKKKKPKPQASAARNQGPKTDGEAKRKRVRKRKRSAKDSSQAETSS